The genomic segment ATATTGTTGGTACTAAAGAACTGTTTAATGAAAATACAAATAAACCAACCAACAAATAAGTAGCCGTAGCTGTAACCATCACCGACAAAACCGCGATCAGGTAAGCCTGCTTCCAAAATTGGCGTGACGCCACCCGCTTTAGTAATCGCAACAATCGTGGCGATAAATGTCACCACTGTGATGATGATCATTTGAATGAAATCTGATGCCACCACCGCCCAGCTTCCGCCGACTAATGACATAAACAACACCACGCCACCCGCCGCAATAATGGTGGTTTCAATAGGAATGTTGAACACCGCACTGGCAAAAATAGCCAACGCATTAAGCCACAATGACGCTTGCAAAACGCTAGATGGTACTGTCGCCCAAGTCACGACCTGTTCGCTCACTCGACCAAAGCGTAGGCGTATACCTTGAATCGGGCTAATGACTCGCATTTGACGCGCTTTCGCAGCAAAAAAGAGATAGTTACAAAGGTAACCCAGCGCATTGGCAAAAAAGATAACCACGATAGACACGCCAACATCTAATGCTTTACCCATAACACCGGTAAATGTCATTGCACTCAATGCTTGGAGAAACGCGGTGGAGCCAACCATCCACCACAACATTTTACCGCCGCCACGGAAGTATTCACTTGTCGAAGAGGTGGCGGATCGAAACATCCACCCCACGACCATCAGGAACACGAAGTATCCCAAAACTATGTATATATCAATATTCATTATTCAGCCTTTGTCCACGTTATAGTATTAAAATTCATTCACTTTCATTCTTCCCCATTAGACTGACAGAATTGGCATGCCAATTGGTTGACCTTAGTCACAGAATAATAATTGTTAATTTTTAAAGTGTATAAATCATACAAATGAGTGGTATGTTATAGACTAGAAAAGTGGAACTCTGTATGTGTCACGCACCTCAGGAAGAATGATATCATTATGAACAAAACCAATATAAAACAATGCATTAAGAACCAGTCCAAAATCATTCATATCGGTTTGGGTGCGTTTCACCGTGCGCACCAAGCCCTATATACCAGCGAATTAATCGACCAAGAAAAATGCAATTGGTCGATCAATTCGATTAACCTTTTCGGTTCTGTTGAATTGATCACTCAACTGCGTGGGCAAAATCATGTCTACGCGGTACTGGAAAGAGGTCCAAACCACAAGCAAGTCAAAATATCCAAATCCATTACCCATTCTCTGCACCCTGCGTTGGATGGAAAAGAGCCAATATTAGAAGCACTTGCCGATGAGAACACCGCGATTGTCTCTTTAACCATTACCGAAAAGGGATACTGCATCGAACCCAGTTCCGGTACGCTCGATAGCAACAATCCGTTAATACAACAGGATTTGAAGTCACCATATAGCCCCAACTCAGCCATCGGTTATATCGTCGAGGCACTTAGGTTAAGAAAACAACATCAACGACCGCCGTTTACAGTGATGTCATGTGACAATATTCAAAGTAATGGCGACGTCGCCCGCCAAGCTATCCTTGGCTATGCCAAACTGATTGAACCTGAGCTTTATCAATGGATTAAGGAGCATGTCACGTTCCCAAATACCATGGTTGATAGAATTGTTCCTGCGGTGACCGCTGACACGTTGAGCTATATTGAAAGTCAATTGGGTTACAGAGATCCTTGCGCCATTGCGTGCGAGCCATTTCGTCAATGGGTCATCGAAGATAATTTCGTTAATGGGCGACCTGACTGGGATCAAGTGGGGGCGGAATTTGTTGAAGACGTGGTCCCTTATGAACAGATGAAACTGAGAATGCTCAACGGCAGTCACTCATTTTTATCCTATTTGGGCTATTTAAGTGGCTATAAATTTATCTCACAAGTCATTGATGATAAGCAATTTCTTAGAGCCGTCCTTGATTTTATGTTAGCGGAGCAAGCGCCTACATTGAACTTACCCAAAGAGGTCAATGTTGAGCACTATGCGACGTTATTGGTTGACCGTTTTAGTAACAATAATTTGCAGCATGCGACCTCCCAAATTGCCACCGATGGTAGCCAAAAGCTGCCGCCAAGATTTTGTGAGTCCCTGATTTATAACCGACGCAATGGGATTCAGACCTATTGGCTTGAGTTGGGCATTGCCGCTTGGATGAGTTACGTTATCGGCAAAGACGATAATGGGGATGCGATAGAGGTTAACGATCCGCTATCCGCAGTATTTGATAGCATCAAATCTAGCCCTACCAGCAACAGAGAGCGCGCGCTAGCATTGATCAACCTTGACTCGATATTCAGTGACTCCATTGTAAACGACACCGAATTGGTTGACCGCATCGTTGACAAATTCGTTCGCATCCAAGAATCTGGAGCAAAGGTCACCGTTTACAACATGGTCAATGATATAAAGTTAAAGCCGCTATCATCAAACGAATTATCATGAAACGAATTCCGTTAGACGCATCCCCTGAAACAAATAAACAAGCCGAGAGCACCATGAAATACAAAGACCAATTAGTGCAGTTTAAACAAAATAGAGTCTGGCGTTCATATAAAGGCGGAAAAGTGCTTGATGACATTGCCGGCGTTGTCCCAGCGCAAGACTCGCATTTTCCGGAAGACTGGATCGCATCAACGACCAAAGCGGTCAATCCGGGGCGAGAGCATATCGATGAGGGAGAATCCATCGCCCTACTCACCGATCAGAACATGCCTTTTTCCGAGCTGATTGCGTTAGACCCAGACTATTTTCTGGGTCGTGATCATGTGGCACAATTTGGCACCAATCCGATGGTATTGGTTAAGTTCTTAGATTCGTCGATTCGACTGCA from the Vibrio hippocampi genome contains:
- a CDS encoding mannitol dehydrogenase family protein → MNKTNIKQCIKNQSKIIHIGLGAFHRAHQALYTSELIDQEKCNWSINSINLFGSVELITQLRGQNHVYAVLERGPNHKQVKISKSITHSLHPALDGKEPILEALADENTAIVSLTITEKGYCIEPSSGTLDSNNPLIQQDLKSPYSPNSAIGYIVEALRLRKQHQRPPFTVMSCDNIQSNGDVARQAILGYAKLIEPELYQWIKEHVTFPNTMVDRIVPAVTADTLSYIESQLGYRDPCAIACEPFRQWVIEDNFVNGRPDWDQVGAEFVEDVVPYEQMKLRMLNGSHSFLSYLGYLSGYKFISQVIDDKQFLRAVLDFMLAEQAPTLNLPKEVNVEHYATLLVDRFSNNNLQHATSQIATDGSQKLPPRFCESLIYNRRNGIQTYWLELGIAAWMSYVIGKDDNGDAIEVNDPLSAVFDSIKSSPTSNRERALALINLDSIFSDSIVNDTELVDRIVDKFVRIQESGAKVTVYNMVNDIKLKPLSSNELS